In Uranotaenia lowii strain MFRU-FL chromosome 2, ASM2978415v1, whole genome shotgun sequence, one genomic interval encodes:
- the LOC129747265 gene encoding cilia- and flagella-associated protein 57-like, whose translation MEKESRNKPISIVPKNVFGLRTDIDGNVHFTANQEIIYPVAGVLAVHDFATNKQKFLRFPEKNNPERIVLSPDRRFIAIAEKTSDNKSLVNIYEVSTLRKRKTLQLPPDCPCTLIGNICFTFDSRGVAVLSVEPDAFLSIFSFDKNESLIIGRASNSSQQGQATYLACNPSDSTIVAVGGYYMLKIMNKTDKGFGQIGSIKGDNLLVTSIAWLTSDALAAGTAETELIIVESGELKLKLRADEVENIDLGFDGEMESGSPNADSTELKHHVLCLTQFEYGFLYSIHNSVHVFEKTSGYTFIKKSIIRIPITLFDAETYQIKNVAINAEQNTIVVATKHSQIYIAMLYVPETLKVSELVFRHLGEPIHVSSIVGLDVCSWKPMLMTASKDMTIRLWNYQSMKVELVKKFQIEIGVIALHPSGFFAAVGFIDLLRLMQIQLDDLKVTKAFNYPNCTQLKFSNHGHLLAAAHDKIISLICIFTFEVVQTLKGHNGTVLSLCWSADDLMLSSGGNDGAIYKWNVIGGERMEEIVQKGIHYRSLAMSSDGASVFAITNSGLIREMWKSDILREFKIPNLTPLTDIALSRSDAIMFVGTEKGHLYNVDSSNGNCNNFRFFNTAITKICITYNDYTLVTAADDGTLVVWTILNTEGKTAPCEPELGLCTDVLIARQDLVDKNETISTLEMRIQQQIMEFQYKMKQGDRFHSEQMRDIHRDYCAAIEELKKTNEEMEMAHMEEFNLMTASISQAKEEHQKEMMDLEAQFHEKIIMEYDKLTDLKSRMDQMREEYEVKLRRSAGCLQDTIESLDADHKKQLVEKQEIINSLLQQMDRKKLEFDEYCKQVDVDNDRNKVELQLNYEKKLQEEEENCMKWRGEAGVLKKKFSTLSKEAENYRKDIETLQYQHGRFQQAIEKHQSNIEDLKRELADKEAIIKEKERKLHEMGKRNLELEKYKQVQTHKINELKSQIEPKDREIKEKKEVISEMEKKLDELQTNNKQLALQLQELQDKYFGADLELKRERDRYRHANQQYQQVCREIFNVSGLIQKPDQLKRGITDLVKRYLTDKELQKSLALGEDVQNEFLRQREHLERLTKNSKMKNNQKKDNTETIKLMRENMELLDELNKLRELLNVKQRACTRMEALLGLSSKTLSPKEAKIMLEKAVTDKDELERQHQEEVSKLQDIIKTLSCENQNLRSEMLLLNKKKPGEG comes from the exons ATGGAAAAGGAAAGCCGGAATAAGCCGATTTCGATCGTGCCGAAGAACGTTTTTGGGCTGCGAACCGATATCGATGGAAATGTCCACTTTACGGCTAATCAGGAGATTATCTATCCCGTCGCCGGAGTGCTCGCCGTACATGATTTTGCAACAAacaagcaaaaatttttaag ATTTCCCGAAAAAAATAACCCAGAACGAATCGTTTTGAGTCCCGACCGAAGATTCATTGCTATTGCGGAGAAAACAAGCGATAa CAAATCGTTGGTCAACATCTACGAGGTGAGCACTCTGCGAAAACGAAAAACGCTCCAGTTACCGCCTGACTGTCCATGCACGCTCATAGGCAACATCTGTTTCACGTTTGATTCCCGCGGAGTGGCCGTCCTATCGGTGGAACCAGACGCATTCCTCTCGATCTTCTCCTTCGATAAGAATGAATCCCTTATCATTGGTCGTGCCTCGAATTCCAGCCAGCAGGGTCAAGCTACCTACCTGGCCTGCAATCCGTCCGATTCAACGATCGTTGCCGTTGGCGGGTACTATATGCTCAAGATAATGAACAAGACGGACAAGGGATTCGGTCAGATCGGATCGATCAAGGGGGACAATCTGCTGGTGACCTCGATTGCCTGGCTAACTTCGGATGCTCTAGCTGCAGGAACTGCAGAAACTGAGCTAATCATAGTCGAATCCGGTGAACTTAAGTTGAAGCTGCGGGCAGATGAGGTGGAAAACATCGATCTAGGCTTTGACGGAGAAATGGAAAGCGGTTCTCCGAACGCTGATAGCACCGAACTGAAACATCACGTACTGTGCTTGACGCAGTTCGAGTATGGATTCCTATACTCGATCCATAATTCTGTTCACGTGTTTGAAAAAACGTCCGGTTACACCTTCATCAAGAAATCCATTATACGGATACCGATCACATTGTTCGATGCTGAGACCTACCAGATCAAAAATGTGGCCATCAACGCCGAACAAAATACGATTGTTGTAGCGACGAAGCATTCCCAGATATACATTGCCATGCTGTACGTCCCCGAAACACTTAAGGTCAGCGAACTCGTTTTCCGACATTTGGGTGAACCAATCCATGTCAGTTCAATCGTGGGACTTGATGTCTGCTCTTGGAAACCTATGCTTATGACTGCGT CCAAGGACATGACGATTCGACTGTGGAACTATCAAAGTATGAAGGTGGAACtggtgaaaaagtttcaaatcgaaATCGGAGTGATCGCATTGCATCCGTCCGGGTTCTTCGCAGCGGTTGGATTCATAGATCTCCTGCGGTTGATGCAAATCCAGCTGGACGATCTGAAAGTGACCAAAGCCTTCAACTATCCCAACTGCACCCAGCTCAAGTTCTCGAACCATGGGCATCTGCTGGCGGCAGCTCACGACAAGATAATCAGTTTGATCTGCATCTTCACGTTCGAGGTGGTCCAAACGTTGAAAGGACACAACGGTACGGTGCTGAGCCTGTGCTGGTCGGCCGACGATTTGATGCTGTCCTCGGGCGGTAACGATGGCGCAATCTACAAGTGGAACGTTATCGGCGGCGAGCGGATGGAGGAGATCGTTCAGAAAGGAATCCACTATCGATCATTGGCCATGAGTAGCGATGGAGCTTCGGTTTTCGCCATTACGAACAGTGGACTCATCCGGGAGATGTGGAAGTCGGATATT CTACGTGAATTCAAAATACCGAACCTCACCCCGCTAACGGATATCGCGCTATCCCGCTCGGATGCTATCATGTTTGTGGGCACTGAAAAAGGTCACCTGTACAATGTGGACAGTAGCAACGGAAACTGCAACAACTTCCGGTTTTTCAATACTGCCATCACGAAAATCTGTATAACCTACAACGACTACACACTTGTAACGGCAGCTGATGATGGCACATTGGTTGTGTGGACTATTCTGAACACCGAAGGAAAGACAGCTCCCTGTGAACCAGAACTGGGTCTCTGTACCGATGTGCTAATCGCTAGGCAGGACCTGGTTGACAAAAACGAAACCATTTCCACGTTGGAGATGCGCATCCAGCAGCAAATTATGGAGTTCCAGTATAAAATGAAACAGGGCGATAGGTTCCACTCGGAACAGATGCGGGACATACATCGGGACTACTGCGCCGCCATCGAAGAGCTGAAGAAAACAAACGAAGAAATGGAGATGGCGCACATGGAAGAGTTTAACCTAATGACCGCCAGTATTTCTCAAGCTAAGGAAGAACATCAGAAGGAGATGATGGACTTGGAGGCccagtttcatgaaaaaattatcatggaGTATGACAAGCTGACTGATTTGAAGTCCCGAATGGATCAAATGCGCGAGGAATATGAGGTCAAACTACGCAGGTCGGCTGGTTGTCTGCAGGATACAATCG AATCACTTGATGCCGATCATAAGAAGCAGCTAGTAGAAAAGCAGGAGATCATCAATAGTCTTCTCCAACAGATGGATCGCAAAAAGTTGGAATTCGATGAGTACTGCAAACAAGTTGACGTGGACAACGACAGAAACAAAGTGGAATTGCAGCTGAATTATGAGAAAAAGCTTCAAGAAGAGGAAGAAAACTGCATGAAATGGAGAGGCGAAGCAGGTGTATTGAAGAAGAAATTCTCCACCCTCAGCAAAGAGGCTGAAAACTACCGCAAAGACATAGAAACACTTCAATATCAGCATGGTAGATTCCAACAGGCAATTGAAAAACATCAAAGTAATATTGAAGATCTGAAGCGAGAGCTCGCGGATAAAGAAGCTATTATCAAGGAAAAGGAACGCAAACTACACGAAATGGGCAAAAGAAACttagaattagaaaagtatAAACAGGTACAGACACACAAAATAAACGAACTAAAGAGTCAAATAGAACCTAAAGATCGAGAAATTAAGGAGAAAAAAGAAGTTATCAGCGAGATGGAAAAGAAACTTGATGAATTGCAAACCAACAACAAACAGCTGGCCTTACAGTTGCAAGAACTCCAAGATAAATATTTCGGAGCCGATTTGGAGCTGAAACGGGAAAGAGATAGATATCGTCATGCCAATCAGCAGTACCAGCAAGTGTGTAGGGAAATTTTTAACGTATCCGGGCTCATACAAAAACCAGATCAGCTTAAACGTGGGATAACTGATCTCGTGAAACGATACCTAACCGATAAGGAATTACAAAAATCCCTAGCCCTCGGTGAAGATGTTCAAAATGAATTCCTCCGACAGAGGGAACACCTAGAACGACTGACGAAGAActccaaaatgaaaaataaccagAAGAAGGACAACACCGAGACGATAAAGCTGATGCGCGAAAACATGGAGCTTCTTGACGAGCTGAACAAACTGCGAGAACTACTCAACGTTAAGCAGAGAGCTTGCACCCGAATGGAAGCCCTGCTGGGACTGTCCAGTAAAACGTTGTCTCCAAAGGAAGCCAAAATTATGCTGGAGAAAGCCGTTACG GACAAAGATGAACTGGAACGCCAACACCAGGAGGAAGTCTCCAAGCTTCAAGATATTATCAAAACGCTTTCATGCGAAAATCAGAACCTACGATCGGAGATGTTGTTGCTGAATAAAAAGAAACCCGGCGAAGGGTAA
- the LOC129744851 gene encoding glucose-fructose oxidoreductase domain-containing protein 1-like — MLPGIGMFGTSEITKVLVPILRDKGFNIAAIWGRTLREAEEIALELQIPFFTSKIDDVLLRKDVDLVFITCPPHLHSQISVKALGIGKHVVCDKPMSLLQADALKMVRASQYYPSLISIVNHSLRFLPAIGHMKKAIQEGYLGPPEKLALIDVKVRMSSLLHNKFDWLCDETMGGGVLNLVGSHVVDLVKFLTERKAIKVHGTVRTYVKHTGQINGIRLITAPDFCTFQMELDGGTLATVNINCHISNNAFQQEVAVYGSEGHLTVRGGDLVGHRVTGDPVGNIKEEMLYVDVQDLQFCTSETTLPRPYVKGLCKMVGALRDAFQPTKESAGWIKEPVRSAATFEDGLYVQTVLDAIRKSSEERCWCKVNVCTESPTNQKFLTAARLTSATAIH; from the exons ATGTTGCCGGGCATAGGAATGTTCGGTACCAGTGAAATAACCAAGGTGCTGGTACCGATCCTCAGGGACAAGGGTTTCAACATTGCTGCCATCTGGGGTCGAACTTTGCGGGAAGCCGAAGAAATTGCCCTGGAGCTGCAGATACCGTTTTTCACCAGCAAGATCGACGATGTTCTTCTACGAAAGGACGTGGATTTGGTGTTTATAACCTGTCCGCCACATCTGCACTCCCAGATCTCGGTCAAGGCTCTGGGTATCGGGAAACATGTGGTCTGCGATAAGCCGATGAGTCTACTTCAAGCGGATGCCCTCAAGATGGTGCGTGCTAGCCAGTATTACCCATCGTTGATCTCAATCGTCAACCATTCACTGCGATTCTTGCCAGCAATTGGGCACatgaagaaagccatccaggaAGGCTATCTAGGCCCACCGGAAAAGTTAGCGCTCATAGATGTTAAG GTTCGAATGAGCTCATTGCTGCACAACAAGTTTGACTGGCTTTGTGACGAAACGATGGGTGGTGGTGTGTTGAATCTGGTCGGAAGTCATGTGGTCGATTTGGTCAAGTTTCTAACGGAAAGGAAAGCTATCAAAGTTCATGGCACTGTAAGAACTTATGTGAAACATACCGGTCAGATAAACGGAATACGGCTGATCACGGCGCCAGATTTCTGCACTTTCCAGATGGAACTGGACGGAGGAACTCTGGCCACGGTTAACATAAACTGTCACATTTCGAACAATGCATTCCAGCAAGAGGTTGCTGTTTATGGCAGTGAAGGGCACCTAACAGTTCGAGGAGGGGACTTGGTGGGTCATCGGGTAACCGGTGATCCTGTGGGAAATATCAAAGAAGAAATGCTTTATGTGGACGTTCAGGATTTGCAGTTCTGTACCTCCGAAACAACCTTGCCAAGACCTTACGTGAAGGGTCTCTGTAAAATGGTCGGTGCTCTGAGAGATGCATTCCAACCGACTAAAGAAAGCGCTGGTTGGATCAAGGAACCAGTTCGATCGGCTGCTACATTCGAGGATGGACTATACGTTCAAACGGTGTTGGATGCAATCCGCAAGTCCAGCGAGGAACGGTGCTGGTGCAAGGTAAATGTGTGTACCGAGTCTCCGACGAACCAAAAGTTTCTGACTGCCGCTCGATTGACCTCCGCTACGGCTATCCACTAg
- the LOC129749245 gene encoding gamma-secretase subunit pen-2-like, which translates to MDLSRAPNDQKLYLCKWYFKVGFALLPFVWAINTCWFFNEAFRKPAYDEQKEIKKYVIMSGIGSLMWLVVILSWVTTFQLKRADWGDFADSISFIIPLGRA; encoded by the exons ATGGACCTTAGCAGAGCTCCCAACGACCAAAAACTGTATCTTTGCAAATGGTACTTCAAAG TCGGATTTGCACTACTCCCCTTCGTGTGGGCCATCAATACCTGCTGGTTTTTCAATGAGGCCTTTCGGAAGCCGGCCTATGACGAGCAGAAGGAGATCAAGAAAT ATGTGATAATGTCCGGTATCGGATCGCTTATGTGGCTGGTGGTCATCCTCAGCTGGGTAACGACGTTCCAGCTGAAGCGAGCCGATTGGGGTGACTTTGCCGATAGTATTAGTTTTATCATTCCATTGGGGCGGGCTTAA